A window of Patescibacteria group bacterium contains these coding sequences:
- a CDS encoding DUF3850 domain-containing protein yields the protein MKIIKKAWPDLFKQVKAGNKNFDLRLADFKIKKGDTLILKEYNPKTKKYTGKEISKKVKFILKTKDIKFWTQKEIKKHGFQIISF from the coding sequence ATGAAAATCATTAAAAAAGCATGGCCAGATTTATTTAAACAAGTCAAAGCTGGTAATAAAAATTTTGATCTTCGGCTTGCTGATTTTAAAATTAAAAAAGGCGATACCTTAATTTTAAAAGAATATAATCCAAAGACAAAAAAATATACTGGCAAAGAAATTTCCAAAAAAGTAAAATTCATTTTAAAAACAAAAGACATCAAATTTTGGACTCAAAAAGAAATTAAAAAACATGGTTTTCAAATAATTTCATTTTAA
- a CDS encoding SDR family NAD(P)-dependent oxidoreductase translates to MLKNKTAIVTGAGQGIGKGIALALAKEGCNVVVSDINQETCEQVVAEIVKLGVQSIAIKCDVSKKAEVDNLAKVASEKFNQINILVNNAGIFPSIPFAKMTEADWDKVIDINLKSMFLTSQAISSEMPEGGKIVDISSIASIVGFEGLVHYCASKGGVNGMIRALALELAPKKINVNAVAPGMIKTPGATQVMDEKALAQMIAMVPQKRIGTPEDIANAVVFLASDKSDYITGQVIVVDGGWTLR, encoded by the coding sequence ATGTTAAAAAACAAAACCGCTATTGTAACTGGCGCTGGCCAAGGAATTGGCAAGGGAATAGCTTTGGCATTAGCAAAAGAAGGCTGTAATGTTGTCGTTTCAGACATTAATCAAGAAACTTGCGAACAAGTTGTTGCAGAAATCGTAAAATTAGGAGTCCAATCTATTGCCATAAAATGTGATGTTTCAAAAAAGGCAGAAGTTGATAATCTTGCAAAAGTTGCTTCTGAAAAATTTAATCAAATCAATATTTTAGTTAACAATGCTGGTATTTTTCCGTCTATACCATTTGCCAAAATGACTGAAGCTGATTGGGACAAAGTGATAGACATTAATTTAAAGAGCATGTTTTTAACTTCCCAAGCAATATCTTCAGAAATGCCAGAAGGTGGAAAAATAGTTGATATTTCGTCGATCGCATCAATTGTTGGTTTTGAAGGATTAGTCCATTATTGTGCTTCGAAAGGTGGAGTGAATGGTATGATTAGAGCCTTAGCTCTTGAACTAGCTCCAAAAAAAATCAATGTTAATGCTGTTGCGCCAGGTATGATTAAAACTCCAGGAGCGACACAAGTAATGGATGAAAAAGCCCTGGCGCAAATGATTGCCATGGTTCCTCAAAAAAGAATTGGAACACCTGAAGATATTGCTAATGCAGTTGTCTTTTTAGCTTCTGATAAATCAGATTATATCACTGGCCAAGTAATTGTTGTCGATGGTGGCTGGACATTAAGATAA